A window of Hevea brasiliensis isolate MT/VB/25A 57/8 chromosome 14, ASM3005281v1, whole genome shotgun sequence contains these coding sequences:
- the LOC110645539 gene encoding LOW QUALITY PROTEIN: non-functional pseudokinase ZED1 (The sequence of the model RefSeq protein was modified relative to this genomic sequence to represent the inferred CDS: inserted 2 bases in 1 codon; deleted 2 bases in 2 codons) yields MVWWKRSSREAARRERSFVVNGGLLQEKLIALNDGRYNPFRTFSIEELRTATNNYDQSRMFRSGRLGNWYEGYIEGRVVSICKAFDGWRDLTSMIYEVVNDVSVAAHMGAHKNVLKLIGCCLESPVPISVYEYVKNAILLELIRISSETGHLHVTWKSRLKIARDXAYAVAYLHTAFSRTIVHANVHSSNISLDEDNNAKLFNFSSSISIHESETLETPIRWTCGYMSPEFFTPSEVTEKIDVYSFGALLLEFLTEILRRILAEGRGNNEQQQWQALLELALKCLETNKEQRPTMVEVTKQLTKIERASTTVREKEVPGRMLMEEFIASCDPHSIVSLSSFSAEEIRNAVDDYNPSHIFSCNDLGIWYKGHMGNLIISVYKVCNMNWLDHVKNEFRISIQLSSHKNVLKLLGYCLETPVPTLMYESAGATLLDLIPWYSPTPLRIKLKIARKIAKEVAYLHTALPLPLIHRNITSANIFLDERQVPKLCNFSQSISIHEGETLTVDPVDGTNRYMPPEYVKEGVITEKVDVYSFGVLLFDILLRSAGNGIQLFENKDEYGCFLDHHVMRDIAERHEEESDEQKVEAVVKLAFKCMETEKDERPVMREIARELKQIEVCSSTTL; encoded by the exons ATGGTTTGGTGGAAAAGATCATCAAGAGAGGCTGCCAGAAGAGAGAGATCATTCGTGGTGAATGGAGGATTGTTGCAGGAGAAACTAATTGCTTTGAATGATGGTAGATATAATCCCTTCCGCACCTTCTCTATTGAAGAGCTTAGGACAGCA ACAAACAACTATGATCAGAGTCGCATGTTTAGAAGTGGTCGCCTTGGTAATTGGTACGAAGGTTACATTGAAGGTCGAGTCGTTTCTATTTGCAAAGCTTTTGATGGATGGAGAGATTTAACTTCGATGATTTATGAGGTTGTGAATGATGTTTCTGTAGCAGCACAT ATGGGTGCTCATAAAAATGTTTTGAAGTTAATAGGTTGTTGCTTGGAGAGCCCAGTTCCAATTTCAGTGTACGAATATGTGAAGAATGCAATTCTATTAGAACTGATAAGAATTTCTAGTGAAACTGGACATCTTCACGTGACGTGGAAAAGCAGGTTAAAGATTGCCAGGGA TGCTTATGCAGTTGCATATCTTCACACTGCATTTTCTAGAACTATCGTACATGCAAATGTACATTCCTCTAATATTTCCTTGGATGAGGATAATAATGCAAAATTGTTCAATTTTTCATCTTCGATTTCCATCCATGAGAGTGAAACACTAGAGACGCCTATTAGGTGGACTTGCGGCTATATGAGCCCTGAATTTTTCACGCCCAGTGAGGTAACGGAGAAAATCGATGTATACAGCTTTGGTGCACTTCTTCTCGAGTTTCTAACAG AGATCCTCAGGCG GATTCTGGCTGAGGGACGAGGGAATAATGAGCAACAACAATGGCAAGCTCTGCTGGAGCTAGCTCTTAAATGCCTAGAAACAAATAAAGAGCAAAGACCAACAATGGTAGAAGTCACAAAACAACTTACAAAGATTGAAAG GGCCTCAACAACAGTCAGAGAAAAAGAGGTGCCAGGAAGAATGCTCATGGAGGAGTTTATTGCATCCTGCGATCCTCATTCCATAGTTTCTCTCTCTAGTTTCTCTGCTGAAGAGATTCGAAATGCAGTAGATGACTATAATCCTAGTCACATTTTCAGCTGCAATGACCTTGGAATATGGTACAAAGGTCATATGGGAAACCTAATTATCTCTgtatataaagtttgtaatatgaaTTGGCTTGACCACGTAAAGAATGAATTTAGAATTTCTATTCAGTTGAGTTCTCACAAGAATGTGTTGAAGCTGTTAGGATACTGCCTGGAGACTCCGGTTCCAACTCTAATGTATGAATCTGCAGGTGCAACACTCCTCGACCTCATTCCTTGGTATTCTCCCACACCTTTGAGGATAAAGTTAAAAATTGCAAGGAAAATAGCTAAGGAAGTTGCTTATTTGCACACTGCACTCCCTCTACCATTGATCCATAGGAACATAACATCTGCAAATATTTTCTTGGACGAGCGTCAAGTTCCAAAACTTTGCAATTTCTCTCAATCCATATCAATCCATGAAGGTGAAACACTCACAGTTGATCCTGTTGATGGTACTAACAGATATATGCCTCCAGAGTATGTAAAAGAAGGTGTAATAACAGAGAAAGTTGACGTATACAGCTTTGGCGTGcttttatttgatattttattAAGATCGGCTGGCAATGGGATTCAATTGTTTGAAAATAAAGATGAGTATGGATGTTTCCTGGACCACCATGTAATGAGAGACATAGCAGAGAGGCACGAAGAAGAATCTGATGAGCAGAAAGTGGAAgccgtggtaaagctagcttttAAATGCATGGAGACTGAGAAGGATGAAAGACCAGTGATGAGAGAAATTGCAAGAGAACTCAAGCAGATAGAGGTTTGTTCCTCAACCACCCTCTGA